The Neptunomonas concharum genomic interval GCCCCAGGCCCTTTATTGGCAGGCTATCCGCAGCTCAATATTATTACTTTATAGATGTTCCACTTATAAGCGAACAAGTGTTACAGATTCGTTTTTCGGGATGTGTGATAACTCGCAATCCAAGCGAGCGCTAACACCAGCATAAAGGTTGCGGCGTTAGAGGGGATTTGTAGGTTAAAATCGACGGTTGCATGCATCGACATGGCGATCATCGACATAATACAACCAAACGAAACCCCGCGCATAAGCGCATTTCTGCGCTTCCATTGCGCTTTGATGGCAACAGCAAAGCTAAGGGCAGCGGCCAGCAGTAGGGGGATAAAACCGATCAACCCGCGCTCAGATAAAAACTCCAGATAATCGTTATGGGCGTGATCATAAAAGATACGAATATCGGCCTCACGATAGGCAGGAAAGGCTGTATAAAAGGTGCCGGCTCCTGTGCCAGTTAACAGGTGCTCATCCAACAGTTTTACACTGTAGCGGTTAACATCATCACGGGTTTCTCGCTGGGTGGAGGTGTTTTCTAGCCGGTTGATAACTTTTTCAACACCAAAAAACGTACCCACGATAAAGATATCTATCACCAGCAAACTGCCTAGCAGTATGACTGTGGATCGAGTGGCGCGGCGGCTGAGTAATAACGCAATCACACCGGTAATCATCATGGCCGCAAAAAAAGAGGTATTACCCATACGTGAGTGAGTCAACACTAATCCGATCACCATTATGATCAGGGCGATACGCAATCGCGCTTTCTCACCCAATAGTGCCATCATCCAGCGGCGCAGACGATTACGCCAGCTACCCGAACGCTCTGTGTGTAGCGTTGCAATCATGAGCCCCAGCCCTAGTGATAAACAGATCACCAAATAACCCGCTAAATGATTACGGTTAATAAAGGTGCCCGTCGCTACGCCGGTATAGCTATCTTTGGGGATAAAAAAACTATACTCCGTGCCGCCCAAAGTCATGACGCCACCATAAATAGCCTGGGCGGTGCCGCTTAGTACCAATGCGTACAACACTAGCTGTATGCGGCTGCGCTGATTGATTAGCAGTAATGCCAGCGCGAACACCGCGATATAACTCCAGCCAAGTATCCATTGTTGTAGTGTGGCATGAGCATCCAGCGTATG includes:
- a CDS encoding O-antigen ligase family protein gives rise to the protein MDRYIPADKTLFYCFIAFLLWIPLPLGSNRPWSSSLLIVFTALLLGGWCWLYLRGRIEVTPVFKKALPVFGLLVASNLWVGYQWISNHTLDAHATLQQWILGWSYIAVFALALLLINQRSRIQLVLYALVLSGTAQAIYGGVMTLGGTEYSFFIPKDSYTGVATGTFINRNHLAGYLVICLSLGLGLMIATLHTERSGSWRNRLRRWMMALLGEKARLRIALIIMVIGLVLTHSRMGNTSFFAAMMITGVIALLLSRRATRSTVILLGSLLVIDIFIVGTFFGVEKVINRLENTSTQRETRDDVNRYSVKLLDEHLLTGTGAGTFYTAFPAYREADIRIFYDHAHNDYLEFLSERGLIGFIPLLLAAALSFAVAIKAQWKRRNALMRGVSFGCIMSMIAMSMHATVDFNLQIPSNAATFMLVLALAWIASYHTSRKTNL